In the genome of Candidatus Eisenbacteria bacterium, the window GGGCTCTTGGAGGTTCAGGAGGTCGAAGGAGCGGTCGAACGGGATTCCGCGCTCGTAGAGGAGGGTGCCCATGGCGCCGTCCGCCAGAACGACGCCCTCCTCGAGACGTTTGAGGAAGGGATGTTTCAAATTCGATGGCTCCATAGGGGAAGGGGCTCTTCCATCGCTCCTGACATCGTACTATACTGCGCGGCCCGCCGTGGACGAAATGAGGGAGCGCGCGACTTCATGAACATTCTTGTCTTCGTGAAACAGGTCCTCGACACCGAGACGCGGATCCAGCTCAAGGACGGCGTCGTGGACACGACGAACGTGAAATGGGTCGCGAACCCCTATGACGAGTTCGCGATCGAGGAGGCGCTGCGGATCCGAGAGCGTCTCGGCCAAGGCAAGATCACGGTCGTGAGTTTGGGACCCGACCGCGTTAAGGAAGCGATCAAGTATGCGCTCTCCCTGGGCGCGGACGAGGGCGTGCACGTCAAAGGAGACGGCGTGGCGCTCTGGGACCCGCTCGCCGTCGCCACCGTGCTCGCGGCCGCGGCGCGAAAGCTGGGGTTCGACCTCATTCTCACGGGGAAGCAGGGGGTCGACCACGACTGGTCCCAGGCCGGGATCATACTCGCGGAGCTTCTGGACCTGCCCCATGTGTCCGTGGTCGTGGGGCTCGAGCTCGATCCTCCCGGGAAGCGGGGCGTCGCCAAACGGGAGGTCGAGGGAGGCGTCGAGACCGTGGAATTCGGGCTCCCCGCCGTGATCACCGCGCAGAAGGGCCTGAACGAGCCCCGGTACGCTTCCCTCAAGGGAATCATGGCCGTGAAGAAGAAGGTCATCCCCGAATGGACCCCGGCGGATTTGGGCGTCGATCCCTCCGCGGTCGGCGAGGGCGCCGCGGCCATCCGGTTCCTCGAGTTCTCGCTCCCGCCTCCCCGGCCCGCCGGCCGGATCCTCGAAGGGGAGCCCAAGGATACCGCCCGCGAGTTGGTTCGCATCCTGCACGAGGAAGCGAAGGTCATCTGATGGCCACGCTCGCCGTTCTGGCGGAATTGAAGGACGGCGCCGCGCGGAAAATCACCTTCGAGATGCTGGCCGAAGCGAGGCGGCTTTCGGACGCTTCCGGGGGGGGTACCGTCGGTCTCATCGCGCTGGGAGCGCTTGGGCCCGGGGAAAGCGACCGCCTCGCGCACCAGGGCGCGGACCATATCTACCACGTGGAAGGCGAGGCTCTCTCGGGATACGCCGCCGAGGCTTATGCCGAGGGAGTCAAGGTGGCGTTGGATCGAGCAAGACCGGATACGCTCTTCATCGGAGCGACATCCCAGGGCAAGGATCTGGCGCCTCGCGTCTCGGCGCGGCTGCGCGTCGGGCTCGCCTCGGACTGCACCGAATTCGCCTTTCACAACGGCGACCTGACCGCCCGCCGACCCATCTTCGCGGGAAAAGCATTCGGCCGGGTTGCATGGAACGCGGCGCGCCCGCGGATCGCGACCGTTCGGCCGAATACCTTCACGCCCCTCGAGCCCGATACCTCCCGCAAGGCGAAGGTGGAGAACGTTCCAATCGGGCCGGTGAAGGCGCGCGCCCGCGTCGTGGGCTTCGAACGATCCGAGGGAGAGATGCTCGATCTCACCGAAGCGAACATCATCGTGAGCGGCGGCCGCGCGATGCAGGGCCCCGAGAACTTCGAGCTTCTTCGCAGGCTTTGCAAGGTGCTGGGCGCGACCTTGGGAGCCTCGCGGGCGGCCGTGGACGCGGGCTGGATCGACCACAGCCATCAGGTCGGCCAGACCGGCAAGGTGGTCAACCCGACGGTCTATTTCGCCGTCGGAATCTCGGGGGCGATCCAACACCTCGCCGGCAT includes:
- a CDS encoding electron transfer flavoprotein subunit alpha/FixB family protein, encoding MATLAVLAELKDGAARKITFEMLAEARRLSDASGGGTVGLIALGALGPGESDRLAHQGADHIYHVEGEALSGYAAEAYAEGVKVALDRARPDTLFIGATSQGKDLAPRVSARLRVGLASDCTEFAFHNGDLTARRPIFAGKAFGRVAWNAARPRIATVRPNTFTPLEPDTSRKAKVENVPIGPVKARARVVGFERSEGEMLDLTEANIIVSGGRAMQGPENFELLRRLCKVLGATLGASRAAVDAGWIDHSHQVGQTGKVVNPTVYFAVGISGAIQHLAGMSSSRTIVAINKDRDAPIFKIASYGIVGDLYQVVPLLTEEFERALKE
- a CDS encoding electron transfer flavoprotein subunit beta/FixA family protein, translated to MNILVFVKQVLDTETRIQLKDGVVDTTNVKWVANPYDEFAIEEALRIRERLGQGKITVVSLGPDRVKEAIKYALSLGADEGVHVKGDGVALWDPLAVATVLAAAARKLGFDLILTGKQGVDHDWSQAGIILAELLDLPHVSVVVGLELDPPGKRGVAKREVEGGVETVEFGLPAVITAQKGLNEPRYASLKGIMAVKKKVIPEWTPADLGVDPSAVGEGAAAIRFLEFSLPPPRPAGRILEGEPKDTARELVRILHEEAKVI